From Camelina sativa cultivar DH55 chromosome 20, Cs, whole genome shotgun sequence, the proteins below share one genomic window:
- the LOC104771075 gene encoding uncharacterized protein LOC104771075, whose product MRLFLVFAILFGFYSEAYGKGSLDIDMKLKALNKLALKTIKSEDGDIIDCIDIYKQHAFDHPALRNHKIQMKPSVDFGAMKTTIPNNGSDEQIMSQIWSKSGDCPTGTIPVRRVSGEDIRRASSPSRFGKKPPRRYSFLDNALQHKGNFNITPEKVNSSCPSLISEAVLIALGYNYYGARSDLNVWNPPRVQASDYSSSQIWLLSGLSDNFESIEAGWAVNPRLFGDSRTRLFIYWTKDGYHQTGCFNLLCTGFVQTSITIALGATIEPVSSPSRKQYYFTASIFMDKKFGNWWLICANHVIGYWPGSLFSYLRHSAIAVQWGGEVHSPNLWKKPHTRTSMGSGQWASSLWAKACYHTNIRIKESSLQLKYPEYLSEYANENNCYSTNLYQRTQKSEPYFYFGGPGQNSRCP is encoded by the exons ATGAGATTGTTCTTAGTGTTTGCGATTCTCTTTGGCTTTTACAGTGAAGCCTATGGGAAAGGTTCTTTAGATATCGATATGAAATTGAAGGCTCTTAACAAGCTTGCGTTGAAGACCATCAAG AGTGAAGATGGAGATATAATAGATTGTATTGATATCTATAAACAACATGCCTTTGATCATCCCGCTTTAAGAAACCACAAGATTCAG ATGAAACCAAGTGTGGATTTTGGTGCAATGAAGACTACCATTCCAAACAACGGTTCTGATGAACAAATAATGTCTCAGATTTGGTCAAAATCTGGAGACTGTCCTACTGGGACAATACCGGTTCGCAGAGTTAGTGGAGAAGACATAAGAAGAGCCTCTTCACCGTCTCGTTTTGGGAAAAAACCTCCTCGTAGATACAGTTTCCTCGACAACGCACTTCAGCACAAGGGCAATTTCAATATAACTCCTGAAAAAGTAAACAGTTCCTGCCCATCGTTAATATCG GAGGCAGTCCTTATCGCCCTAGGGTACAATTATTATGGCGCTCGATCCGATCTCAATGTGTGGAATCCTCCGAGGGTTCAGGCCAGCGATTACAGCTCTTCTCAGATCTGGCTACTCAGTGGACTGTCAGATAACTTTGAAAGCATAGAAGCTGGTTGGGCG GTGAATCCAAGGCTTTTTGGTGACTCCCGCACACGTCTCTTCATCTATTGGACT AAAGATGGATATCATCAAACAGGGTGCTTCAACCTCTTATGCACCGGTTTTGTGCAAACAAGTATTACGATTGCCTTAGGTGCAACGATAGAACCCGTTTCGAGTCCCTCGCGAAAACAATATTACTTCACCGCCAGCATCTTCATG GATAAGAAATTCGGGAATTGGTGGTTGATTTGCGCAAACCACGTGATAGGTTATTGGCCAGGGTCTCTCTTCAGTTACCTCAGACATAGCGCAATTGCTGTGCAGTGGGGTGGAGAAGTGCATAGTCCTAACTTGTGGAAGAAGCCGCACACAAGAACTTCAATGGGGAGTGGACAATGGGCGTCTTCCTTATGGGCCAAAGCTTGTTACCACACAAACATTAGGATCAAGGAAAGTTCTTTGCAGTTGAAATATCCTGAGTATCTATCCGAGTACGCTAATGAGAACAACTGTTATTCTACAAATCTGTATCAGAGAACGCAAAAGTCAGAGCCGTACTTTTACTTTGGCGGACCTGGCCAGAATTCTCGTTGTCCTTAA